A single region of the Nocardioides ochotonae genome encodes:
- a CDS encoding S8 family serine peptidase produces the protein MSRALAAALAAGVGMSALALPGVSGLSGPAASAAPPAPHAGEAGDARLHLVTLTGPGSAASDRVFPSGPTRELARQQRLLDRVGAPEPVYRWTTALSGVAVDLTDAQVRALRAEPEVALVEPNTVRPLAATRTRVVHPAPGTGRDTGGAGTVIGLVDTGLHPDGPVFSGSPGLGRAPRDFRGSCVSEPDWDQSACTDKVLAAQWYVEGFGRGRLRAASSLSPRDDHGHGTRTASIAAGNSDISVRVGREDLGRHSGAAPQARLAVYKACWTAPDPADDGCASADLVTAIDRATADRVDVLSLAVGGTPASPGPDNPDGVDTVERALLGAAEADIVVVAAAGNAGARSRAAHPSPWVTTVGGATGVQRRGRVVLGDGTTLPGAMASSLRVGPAPLVLAADVATRGADRDRARQCAPGSLDAARARGRVVVCERGLVSRVDKSAAVGLADGAGVVLVNTRRGSVDADLHRVPTVHLGRDNGARLRDWVRENPGALVTLRPEGARRPASKVAGFSPTGDPAAPVLNPDLIAPATGLLSAVPPGAERWAFTSGTSAAAAYTSGIAARLRARRDWSAAAVRSALATTSAAVPGSVLRTGAGRLRSDLAARPGLVHDLDPGDYRRWLEGSLGRHLNTPSIILRRDRDVARRTITNVGRQPLYFSSAASGFERYDVRVTPAAVRLAPGESATYTVRVSGPASGARPVDDGVVTWRGATGTRTRVPVLITR, from the coding sequence ATGTCCCGCGCGCTCGCCGCCGCCCTGGCCGCCGGCGTGGGCATGTCCGCGCTCGCGCTGCCCGGAGTGTCGGGGCTGTCCGGGCCGGCAGCGTCGGCGGCTCCGCCGGCTCCACACGCCGGCGAAGCCGGCGACGCGCGCCTGCACCTGGTGACCCTGACCGGGCCGGGCTCGGCCGCCTCCGACCGGGTGTTCCCCAGCGGGCCGACGCGCGAGCTGGCCCGCCAGCAGCGGCTGCTGGACCGTGTCGGGGCCCCGGAGCCCGTCTATCGCTGGACCACCGCGCTGAGCGGGGTCGCCGTCGACCTCACCGACGCGCAGGTCCGCGCGCTGCGCGCCGAGCCCGAGGTCGCCCTGGTCGAGCCGAACACCGTGCGCCCGCTCGCCGCGACCCGCACCCGGGTCGTCCACCCGGCGCCGGGCACGGGGCGCGACACCGGCGGCGCCGGGACCGTGATCGGCCTGGTCGACACCGGGCTGCACCCGGATGGGCCGGTCTTCTCCGGCTCGCCCGGCCTGGGCCGCGCGCCGCGGGACTTCCGCGGCTCCTGCGTGAGCGAGCCGGACTGGGACCAGTCCGCGTGCACCGACAAGGTGCTGGCTGCCCAGTGGTACGTCGAGGGGTTCGGCCGCGGCCGGTTGCGGGCGGCGTCCTCGCTGTCCCCGCGCGACGACCACGGTCACGGCACCCGCACCGCCTCGATCGCCGCCGGCAACAGCGACATCAGCGTGCGGGTGGGCCGCGAGGACCTCGGCCGGCACTCCGGGGCGGCCCCGCAGGCCCGCCTCGCCGTCTACAAGGCCTGCTGGACGGCGCCGGACCCTGCGGACGACGGCTGCGCGAGCGCCGACCTGGTCACCGCGATCGACCGGGCCACGGCCGACCGGGTGGACGTGCTCAGCCTCGCCGTCGGCGGCACGCCCGCCTCCCCCGGACCCGACAACCCTGACGGCGTCGACACGGTCGAGCGCGCGCTCCTCGGCGCCGCCGAGGCCGACATCGTGGTGGTCGCCGCCGCCGGCAACGCCGGCGCCCGGTCCCGGGCCGCCCACCCCTCGCCGTGGGTGACCACCGTCGGGGGCGCCACCGGCGTCCAGCGCCGCGGCCGGGTGGTCCTGGGCGACGGAACCACGCTGCCGGGGGCGATGGCCTCCTCGCTGCGCGTCGGCCCGGCTCCGCTGGTGCTCGCCGCGGACGTCGCCACCCGCGGGGCCGATCGCGACCGGGCCCGCCAGTGCGCCCCGGGGAGCCTCGACGCCGCGCGGGCGCGCGGCCGGGTCGTCGTGTGCGAGCGCGGCCTGGTGAGCCGCGTCGACAAGTCCGCGGCGGTCGGGCTGGCCGACGGAGCCGGGGTGGTGCTGGTCAACACCCGACGCGGGTCGGTCGACGCCGACCTGCACCGCGTGCCGACCGTCCACCTCGGCCGCGACAATGGCGCGCGACTGCGCGACTGGGTGCGGGAGAACCCCGGCGCGCTGGTCACCCTGCGCCCCGAGGGCGCGCGGCGCCCGGCATCGAAGGTCGCCGGGTTCTCCCCCACCGGCGACCCCGCCGCACCCGTGCTCAACCCCGACCTGATCGCCCCGGCGACCGGGCTGCTCAGCGCCGTACCGCCCGGCGCGGAGCGCTGGGCCTTCACGAGCGGCACCTCGGCGGCCGCGGCGTACACCAGCGGGATCGCGGCGCGCCTCCGCGCCCGCCGCGACTGGTCTGCCGCGGCGGTCCGCTCCGCGCTCGCCACCACCAGCGCCGCGGTCCCGGGGTCGGTGCTGCGCACCGGGGCCGGGCGCCTGCGGTCCGACCTCGCCGCGCGCCCCGGGCTGGTGCACGACCTCGATCCGGGCGACTACCGGCGCTGGTTGGAGGGCTCACTCGGGCGGCACCTCAACACGCCCTCGATCATCCTGCGCCGGGACCGCGACGTGGCGCGCCGCACGATCACCAACGTCGGGCGACAGCCGCTCTACTTCTCCTCCGCCGCCTCCGGCTTCGAGCGGTACGACGTGCGGGTCACCCCCGCCGCGGTGCGGCTGGCCCCCGGCGAGTCCGCGACCTACACCGTGCGCGTCAGCGGCCCCGCCTCCGGCGCGCGGCCGGTCGACGACGGCGTGGTCACCTGGCGCGGTGCCACCGGCACCCGCACCCGGGTGCCGGTGCTCATCACCCGCTGA
- a CDS encoding RDD family protein, whose amino-acid sequence MRDPSRCPPAALERRFHAAVLDLLVVALPASALAYAAHRLGAPVPAVLGVGAGVLLVAAVLEAAAVGLTGSSPGRATFGIRTVGAEGVPVGAGAGLLRAALLAGTGVATLGAGLAVLGWTALVDPSGRRRGWHDRLFCTVVLDVRGGDTAEPDPAPGPASLVNLTTMRLLPAPAPLPAAALRPVAPAPGAPRPLPGEVGPSPAASRWRVSFDTGESILIEGLTLVGSDPGSDPGSDPGSEPVRRRVTLGDASVSPTHARLQVVAGGTLVLMVSASGTVLLRGDAPRELVPGRATTLLAHDRVRFGDHLMEVLREA is encoded by the coding sequence GTGCGCGACCCGAGCCGTTGTCCGCCGGCGGCGCTGGAGCGCCGTTTCCACGCCGCGGTCCTCGACCTGCTGGTCGTCGCGCTGCCCGCCAGCGCCCTGGCGTACGCCGCGCACCGGCTCGGCGCTCCCGTGCCCGCGGTCCTCGGGGTCGGGGCGGGGGTGCTGCTGGTGGCGGCCGTCCTGGAGGCGGCGGCGGTCGGGCTGACCGGTTCCTCGCCGGGCCGGGCGACGTTCGGGATCCGGACGGTGGGCGCCGAGGGCGTCCCGGTCGGGGCCGGGGCGGGGCTGCTGCGCGCGGCCCTGCTCGCGGGCACGGGCGTCGCCACCCTCGGGGCTGGCCTCGCGGTGCTCGGCTGGACCGCGCTGGTCGACCCGAGCGGACGGCGGCGGGGGTGGCACGACCGGCTTTTCTGCACGGTCGTCCTCGACGTGCGCGGCGGTGACACCGCGGAGCCGGATCCCGCGCCCGGGCCCGCGTCGCTGGTCAACCTCACCACGATGCGCCTGCTGCCCGCGCCCGCCCCACTCCCGGCTGCGGCGCTGCGCCCGGTTGCTCCGGCCCCGGGTGCTCCGCGACCTCTCCCCGGGGAGGTGGGGCCGTCGCCGGCTGCGTCCCGGTGGCGGGTCAGCTTCGACACCGGGGAGTCGATCCTCATCGAGGGCCTCACCCTGGTCGGCAGCGATCCCGGCAGCGATCCCGGCAGCGATCCGGGCAGCGAGCCGGTGCGTCGCCGGGTCACCCTGGGCGACGCCTCGGTGTCACCCACCCACGCCCGGCTCCAGGTGGTGGCCGGCGGCACCCTCGTGCTGATGGTCAGCGCTTCGGGCACGGTGCTGCTGCGCGGCGACGCGCCGCGCGAGCTCGTGCCCGGCCGCGCCACCACCCTGCTTGCCCACGACCGGGTCCGCTTCGGCGATCACCTGATGGAGGTGCTCCGCGAGGCGTGA